From the Cyclopterus lumpus isolate fCycLum1 chromosome 25, fCycLum1.pri, whole genome shotgun sequence genome, one window contains:
- the LOC117728274 gene encoding lysosomal-associated transmembrane protein 4B-like: MLARLCADKMMISPWDRWFSTSCCLCCHVRTGTIILGVWYMLINAVVLLILLTALSDPEQYHLTSAELANDLDVMDDANMCIASAISLLMILICGMATYGAYKLRATWIIPFFCYQIFDFALNTLVAVSIVVYPNTVQDYLQQLPGNFPYKEEIAALSNVCLVLIVLLFIGSILSFKAYLMACVWNCYRYVSGRGASEILLYVTTNDTTVLLPPYDDSVSVPPKQAPPPYTPTKA, encoded by the exons ATGCTCGCGCGGTTGTGCGCGGACAAGATGATGATCTCCCCGTGGGACCGCTGGTTCTCCACCAGCTGCTGTCTGTGCTGCCATGTCCGCACAGGGACCATCATCCTGGGCGTCTGGTACATG CTCATCAATGCCGTGGTGTTACTCATCCTGCTCACGGCGCTCAGTGATCCTGAGCAGTACCACCTGACCAGCGCTGAGCTGGCTAATGACCTGGATGTCATGGATGACGCCA ACATGTGCATCGCCTCAGCCATCTCTCTGCTGATGATACTGATATGCGGGATGGCAACGTATGGCGCATACAAG CTGCGCGCCACCTGGATCATCCCGTTTTTCTGCTACCAAATATTTGACTTTGCTCTCAACACCCTGGTTGCTGTCAGCATCGTGGTTTACCCCAACACAGTGCAGGACTACCTGCAGCAACTG CCGGGTAACTTCCCCTACAAAGAGGAGATCGCAGCTCTCAGTAACGTGTGCTTGGTCCTCATCGTGTTGCTCTTCATCGGCTCTATTCTCAGCTTCAAG GCCTACCTGATGGCATGTGTGTGGAACTGCTACAGATATGTGAGCGGCCGGGGGGCTTCAGAAATCCTGCTCTACGTCACAACCAACGACACCACG GTGCTGCTGCCTCCGTATGATGACAGCGTCAGCGTCCCTCCCAAGCAGGCTCCTCCCCCGTACACCCCGACCAAAGCATGA